The proteins below come from a single Cervus canadensis isolate Bull #8, Minnesota chromosome 2, ASM1932006v1, whole genome shotgun sequence genomic window:
- the LOC122436920 gene encoding synaptophysin-like protein 1, giving the protein MSSFQLNLNPLKEPLGFIKVLEWIASIFAFATCGGFKGKTEIQVSCDKGAENKTITATFGYPFRLNEASFQAPQGVNVCRVDWKNYVLIGDYSSSAQFYVTFAVFVFLYCIAALLLYVGYTNLYRDNRKLPMTDFVITIVATFLWLVSTSAWAKALTDIKTATGPSIVQELKPCRVQGTLCQFVSVTSMGSLNVSVIFGFLNMILWGGNAWFVYKETSFHSPSNTTSQGGIPPPTGI; this is encoded by the coding sequence ATGTCCTCCTTCCAGCTCAACCTCAACCCGCTCAAGGAGCCTCTCGGCTTCATCAAAGTCCTCGAGTGGATTGCTTCTATCTTTGCTTTTGCTACCTGTGGAGGTTTTAAGGGCAAAACAGAAATTCAAGTGTCTTGTGATAAAGGTGCTGAGAATAAAACGATTACAGCTACTTTTGGTTATCCATTCAGGTTGAATGAGGCATCATTTCAGGCACCTCAAGGTGTAAATGTCTGTCGTGTAGATTGGAAAAATTATGTCCTTATTGGAGATTACTCCTCTTCCGCGCAGTTCTATGTTACTTTTGCAGTCTTTGTCTTCCTGTACTGCATTGCTGCTCTTCTGCTTTATGTTGGTTACACAAACCTGTATCGTGATAATCGAAAGCTTCCCATGACTGACTTTGTAATTACTATTGTTGCAACTTTTTTGTGGTTGGTGAGCACTTCAGCCTGGGCTAAAGCTCTTACAGATATTAAAACAGCTACCGGTCCCAGCATTGTCCAGGAGCTTAAGCCTTGTAGGGTTCAAGGAACGTTGTGCCAGTTCGTCTCTGTAACGAGTATGGGGTCCCTAAACGTATCTGTGATCTTTGGCTTTCTGAATATGATACTTTGGGGAGGAAATGCATGGTTTGTGTACAAGGAGACCAGCTTTCACAGTCCATCAAATACTACTTCTCAAGGAGGTATTCCTCCTCCAACAGGAATATAA